In Rhodoligotrophos defluvii, the following proteins share a genomic window:
- a CDS encoding DOMON-like domain-containing protein, whose amino-acid sequence MRQLLRLHPDSYCSAATRIEVEITRPHPTILTLSYFVTGKMSDIRVFPVIESARCDELWRHTCFEAFVRAWSGSEYYEFNFAPSTQWAAYRFSDYRSGMVVADEISAPTVKVQSAPDCHTLQVSLELDRLGLPRENPWRLGLSALIEDMSGLKSYWALAHPPGKPDFHHKDSFAHEFSPVMQQP is encoded by the coding sequence ATGCGCCAATTGCTAAGGCTTCATCCGGATTCATACTGTTCTGCGGCAACACGCATCGAAGTAGAGATTACGCGTCCGCATCCGACTATTCTGACCCTGTCCTATTTTGTCACCGGAAAAATGAGCGATATCCGTGTTTTCCCTGTTATTGAAAGCGCGCGCTGCGATGAGCTTTGGCGGCACACTTGCTTCGAGGCATTTGTCCGCGCTTGGTCGGGCAGCGAGTACTACGAATTCAACTTTGCACCTTCGACACAATGGGCGGCCTATCGGTTCAGCGACTACCGAAGCGGGATGGTTGTGGCGGACGAGATCAGCGCGCCTACGGTCAAGGTGCAATCTGCGCCGGACTGCCACACATTGCAGGTCTCGCTAGAATTGGATCGCTTGGGCTTGCCGCGTGAGAACCCATGGCGACTCGGTCTGTCGGCGCTGATCGAAGACATGAGTGGCCTCAAGTCATACTGGGCGCTGGCGCACCCACCCGGAAAGCCTGACTTTCATCACAAGGACTCCTTTGCGCATGAATTTTCTCCAGTGATGCAGCAACCATGA
- a CDS encoding Ku protein, with translation MAPRSFWTGYLKLSLVTCRVAMVPATSESERVRFHMINAKTGHRLVSQYVDSESGKPVGDEDTVKGYPRGEDEYVLLEDEEIESVALESTRTIDIDMFVPSSDIPWIWYDKPHYLRPDDEVSAEAFAVIRDAMAATDKVGIARLVLYRRERAVMLKPRERGIELWTLRYGDEVRDPANYFGELEKPRVDKTAMGLVQKLIEERTTAWDAKLMSDPVQDRLLDMIEEKKRSRKQAAKPRRKAKAEPEAPAPDNVVSIVDALRRSLETEGKKSKR, from the coding sequence ATGGCGCCACGCTCGTTCTGGACCGGCTATCTCAAGCTTTCCCTGGTGACGTGCCGGGTGGCGATGGTGCCCGCGACCAGCGAGAGCGAGCGGGTGCGGTTCCACATGATCAATGCCAAGACGGGACACCGTCTCGTCAGCCAATATGTGGATTCGGAGAGCGGAAAACCAGTGGGGGACGAGGATACGGTCAAGGGCTATCCGCGCGGCGAAGACGAGTATGTGCTGCTGGAGGACGAGGAGATCGAGTCCGTTGCGCTCGAGAGCACGCGCACGATCGACATCGACATGTTCGTACCGTCCTCGGACATTCCCTGGATCTGGTACGACAAGCCCCATTATCTGCGGCCCGACGACGAGGTGAGCGCGGAGGCTTTCGCCGTTATCCGCGATGCCATGGCGGCAACCGACAAAGTGGGAATAGCCCGGCTCGTGCTCTATCGGCGGGAGCGGGCGGTGATGCTCAAGCCGCGCGAGCGGGGCATCGAGCTGTGGACCCTGCGCTATGGGGACGAAGTGCGCGATCCCGCCAATTATTTCGGGGAGCTCGAGAAGCCGCGCGTGGACAAGACAGCCATGGGGCTGGTGCAGAAGCTGATCGAAGAGCGCACCACGGCGTGGGATGCGAAGCTGATGAGCGACCCCGTGCAGGATCGGCTGCTCGATATGATCGAGGAGAAGAAGCGCAGCCGGAAGCAGGCCGCCAAGCCGCGGCGCAAGGCCAAGGCCGAGCCGGAAGCGCCCGCGCCCGACAATGTGGTGAGCATCGTGGATGCCCTGCGGCGCAGCCTGGAAACCGAGGGCAAGAAAAGCAAGCGCTGA